The DNA window TTGTGTGAAAGattcatgttgttgatgtgacAGCATGGCCACAACCGGGAGATATCATCTACGTTTTATGCAGTGGAACATTAACAACGGTTTCACTTCTGCGACCAAGATCGGACCATGGCCGAAACGGACCGAGGCTCAGACATATTGCAGGTTGCACGGTGCAAGtggccgaggaagatggttCGATCTCTAAGTGCCAGTCAACGTATGCTGAGAAACTATGCTGTGATACCTTCCAGAAGGAGATGCAGAGGAGACTGACCTGAGACTCGAgcgagagggagagggagagaggtgAGTTAGTCCTGTGAATTATCCTGGAATTGGCAGGTGTTTAGTCTAATCTGAgaatacctaggtaggcagtGAAATAACTTGGTAGACTGACTAAGGTAAGTTGTCTCTTCGAGGCCGCGACAACCTGAACAGCCTAGGCCCTAGGGTAGATCGACCAATCTATCCCAATGAAGCTCAGCGCGCAGCCCAACAGACTTCCATGTATTAATAGACAGCCATACCTACTATAGTtactactacctacctaggcatAGGCATAGGCATAAGCATATGCTATTTGATCCTTTTTCGGCATCAGAAAGTGTGTTAATTTAAACCAACTCCTTGTAGGGCTTAGGCGAGTTCGTGCGTAAGGACTCTGCGTGTTTGAGATAATGACCTAATTTCGTTGGTTCGATATCTATTCGTCGCGTCCATAAGCCTAACCCCACGCGTGCTTATTATCCCACTTATCCCACATACTACTAACTCAACAGTCCGTACCGCACCGTATCGTATCGCAGAAAGGCAAAAAACCAAAACCCAGTAACAGCTAGATTGCATAGCCTGGATGTCACTGTCCCTTCTCTGGCACACAAAACACACACAAGAGAATCTCCTGCTGATCACCAGGATGATGCAGTGCGGCGCAAACACACAGATGCTATGGCACATGCAGGTTATGTTACCTTGCCTTGGTTAGTAGCGTCTGCGACGGGCGGACCGCGTTGCTATTACGCCCGTTCAGAGTAGAAAGAGAGAATCATTTATGGAACCGGCAGCAGAGGCACCGGcccgacgaggatgatgctcGCTCGCTGTGTTGTATGTAGTGCTGGctgcgtgcgtgcgtgcgtgtgTCAGAGCGAGCAAGCGAACGAGCAAGCAAGCAGGCAGGCAAGCAATGAATGTGTGTACACCAGAAAGATGGTGAGGATCCCATGATATGTAACTCTGCATATGTCACTGACGTCCAGGGGGCTGTAGACTGCAAAGTACGTACGTATCCGTAAAATGAGAGGTCATCATGTTGAGGTTCTAGACCGGATCATCAGTTGCCTTCGCTTGTCACGATATCCATGCTCGACTGATTATATGGCGATCATACTCCGTACCTCTCAATCACATCGTGATGACCGACCCAGCGGGTTGAGCGAGAGAGTCAGTTGCTACACTACCTACAGCCCTAGGGAGATGATCTTGGAGGAGACGAGGAACTTTTGGATAGGCAAGGGATCCATGTACTGAAATGTCTGTGCAGCAGGAGAGGACAGCCGTTTTCTGTCTCTTGCCTCCaattttaccttttttcCCCTCCTGGCCCCCAGGTCTAAGCCTTACTAAGTGCGCGTGATGGGTAGGACTCGCGTAGATGTGATATTGTATTCCAATATGCCGGCGGCTGGGCGAGTATGTATTTTGTCTCCttgtagtagtagtagtagtagcaAGGACAGGCAACTCGCTTGTTGAGCCATGTATGCATGAACACGTCTACATGTTTTGATTTGCTGAAAATCATCATACCGTATCGTCAGAACAATAATTCTTCCCCTATTGAGTACATTATTAGGTCCACGTAGCATTATGACACCTAGTTATTTGACTGTGAAGTCTAACTTGCCTAGCACCAAACATCTCGGAAGATGCCGTCCACGTCGAACAAGGGTCTGGGATAGTGGTTTCGAAGGACGTCGACCCTGGCCGGGGCTGGAGTGCATGCAAGACATCCCGTGGTCTGCTCAATTGGTGATTCCAAAGGCATCTAAGCCGCAGATCATCTGAGCCGCCTGTTCCATACTCCATAGTCGGCGCTTTCTTGGCACCATGCATCGTCGCTTCTGCAGGGAAGAACCATCAAGAGGGAAATAACCGTTGAGAATAACACCGCGTCTTAATGCAGGGGAACAGAATGCTACAATACGAGACGTGATGCCCACGACACGGGTCGGTAGTCGAGCGGTTTAGACCCTGGCCAGCTCCGGCATTTCTCGACTAGTTCATGCCATGTGCACCTGCAGACCAAGATCGAGCTGAGACGGTCTCTTGTTGGGCGAACTCACGCCCTGCTTTTCGCCGCTTTTATGCTTGCATCGCCTTGATAGCCTGGGGTCCTCGACAAGCAGGCCAGACAACCCAAGCCAAGACAGGTCCAAGGGTCCCCTGGCCCGCCTTAGTTCACCTTGCTAGCCCTCTGATATCCTGCCGCGCccctcggggggcaagaatACAGCGAACCTTACTgtggggtgtcaaaataaacttagcaaaagtcatcctaagcttaggctatactacctaagtctttttgtcacttagaattgaggtcctgtgttttcttgtcTCCCCTAGCGCGCCTTGTCTCAGTGAACCTTGACTTGACAGTGACAACCCAAGCCAAACCAAAGACGACAACATGAGGAAGATCGCGATGCCTTGTAGAGTTAATACAAGCGACTAGGCCACAGATTAAGCCGAACGAGCCGCAATAACTACGTACGTACGTGTTCGTATCaaactaaaattaatagcagGAGCAATGCCTCTTGCTTGATCTGACCAGGAGATGCTGAGTTTTCCCCCCAGTAACAttcaaggaagaaggcttttCACATGAACATCATAATGAGGTAGAGAGACTCTGTAGGTAGATCTGTGGATAGGTAGTAAGTTGCAGTGTCATACCTTAGTAGTCACCGACTTAGGGCAGCTTCAAACCCATCGTCAGGAACCGTTGCCTTTTAGTACCGCTCATAAAGTCGTCACGTAGAGCATGTAAAATTTGTTTTGGGATATGCGATGTTAGGAGTAGAAAAGACCCTGGGCGGAGATTCCTTCTTGGGCAATATCTGTTGGTCCTTCCTGGTAATAGTTGTCTGTTGTTTGGATGTGATGTGAAGCGAGGAAGGAAGGAGATGGGCATTCGTTTATCTACCTATATCCACGTTTCTCCGATCTTACCAATTTGTTTCTatacaacatcatcatcatcaacatcaacttaTAGACACTGTCAGTGAATCAGTCTGTCTGTCAAACATGAATGGCGACCACAATCTTCTGTCCCGTTTGTATGCACGAATGGTTTAAACATGACATGAGCTCAAACACAACAACACTACACAgaccatcaatcaatcacatcaCGTCACCCCCTACAGCTGCTACGACTGTACTAAACGTTTAGGGGACTTCCACACCCACCACCCGCCTCCACCACGCGCGTTGTCGACGGCCGACGTCTCCACCGATTCCTTGTCTTTCTCGCAGGGCAGGGCATGGTTGTGAACATGGATTACATGGCTAGCATCGCCATGGAAGGgagacaagagaagagaTGAGTCCAAAAGCGGCCCAACCCTGAACCAAAACCACCAAAGTTATCAAGTCCCAAGAGCCAGACAGACACTGCTGTTTCTCTACCCCACAGTCGCACACCAGGGCCGTGCACGACAACCTCTCTAACCTATCGTGATCGCTGCTATTTGATTTTCTACCACTTAAGGTCCCCACCCTTCTGTGATTCTGGGCCTTAAACCCCCAGCTTCCACGACTCAATCTCTTCCACCCAAAGACCAAGGACCCGGTTAACTTGTCTCCGATCCTCCTTCTTGCACTTCTCTCAAACACCACCGAGATCTCAGTTCGTAGCTTTCCGAAGAGACGGATTTTCTTCCTCACGGAACGTCGACCCGCGCGGCCTGATCCGATACCCATTGCATCACTGTTGAATTGACCTTCGTAACGGTTCTCAATTCACTTCCGCCAGTTCCTTCGCCCCAGCCGGGGCGCCGACCAGTCCCCAGCTTCCAGTGCGGGGAGCCACTGACTACATACGTACCCGTTGGTTCTCCATAAACTCCCCGGACGACTTCGGGTTACCTCAAATCTCAACGCTCTTGCGCTGCAGCGTTTTAACCTGCACAACAGCTGCCGCCGCCAACCGCTATAAAGATTTCATCTCGCACAGCTGGGCTTCGCAAGCTTGAACCCCCTGCTCAATCCTGTTGTTTCGCTTCATCACCGCAACCACACCGGTCCGGCAGATTTTGTTTTACCGTACCGGATTATTGGCCTCGGAAGGCCCGCGTCGCAACTCTGTTTCTGGCAGAGCCATGTCCGGTCGTGCCGTTTCGAATTCTCAACATGCCCAGCAGTCCTTCGGTTCCGGTCCTCAACTCTATCGCGACGTCGCTGAATTGCACGCTGTGCCATCTCCCTCTCACGGCGCCTTAATGGATCACTCACATTTTGACGATTTCGCGTTTGCTTACCAAGGTCTTCCTGACCAACCTTCTCTCGTTTCTCTGGCCGATCACGCCCACGCCCATACCTCACAATCACCCACTGCATTTCCTCAGCACCAGGCGATGTCTGGGCTTGCACACAACGGTTTACCATTCGGCACCCTTTCTGGAGGCAACCGGAGCCAGAGCATGGATGGTTCCGATGCTCCTCCAGATAGGACGTCTCCCGCATCCAACGCCCTCGAAGACTCGACTACTGATGAGTTTGGATTGGCTTCCCGTAGTCGTGCAGATGCCACGGATTTGGGCGGTAAACCTAAGGAAGATAAAGCCGATGCCACACCGGCGTGGAGTGAACTGAAGACGAAAGCcgggaagaaaagaaaacgcCTCCCGCTCGCGTGCATTGCATGTCGCCGAAAGAAGATCCGCTGCTCAGGCGAGGAACCCGCCTGCAAGCACTGTTTACGCTCTCGTATACCATGTGTGTATAAGGTCACCACTCGGAAGGCGGCACCACGGACAGACTACATGGCCATGCTCGATAAGCGATTGAAGCGTATGGAAGAACGCATTATAAAGGTCATTCCCAAGTCCGATCAGGAAGTAGCTTCGTCTGTGACTCGGGCCGTTGTTAAACCAGCGATACCAGGAACCGTACCTTCAAACAAGCCAACCAAAAAGCGTGGCGCTGAGGAAGCCTTTGGACCTGATCTAGAAGCGTGGGCCAAGGCGCCCTCGAAGCCCAAgatcgatggcgatgataggCCCAGTAGCCTACAAGTACAGGAAGCCGAGGAGAATAAGCTGCAGCACGAAGGCACTGAGGCACTACCCTCCAAAGAAATTCAGGAGCACCTGGCAGAGGTGTTTTTCGACAACATTTATGGTCAATCTTATCATCTTCTCCACAAACCCAGCTATATGCGAAAGCTGAAGTGAGTTCTTTCAAGATTAAAACATGTGTGTATTGCTAATGGTCCACAGAAATGGTACGCTGCCCCCAGTGCTTGTCCTCACAGTGTGCGCTGTAGCTGCTCGTTTCACCTCGAGCCCGTTGGTGAATTCTTCGGGACCTGAGTTCCTACGCGGCGAAGAATGGGCGTCACATGCTCGAGATATCTGTACCAGGCGATACGAATGGCCGAATCTCACAATCTTGACCTGTCTCCTCATTTTGGGCCTTCACGAATTTGGAACATGCCAGGGTGGCCGTAGCTGGGCCTTGGGCGGTCAAGCAATTCGCATGGCCTTCGCCCTTCAGCTGCATAAAGACCTTGAGTATGACCCCTCCGGTCGCACTGGCCCTAAAAAACAGCTTAGCTTCATCGACCGAGAAATTCGACGACGTATAATGTGGGCGTGCTTTCTCATGGACCGTTTCAATTCTTCGGGGACAGATCGGCCCATGTTCATCAGAGAGGACACGATCCAGATTCCTCTGCCGGTGAAGGAGAAGTACTTCCAATTCGATATGCCCGCTCCAACCGAGATGCTCGATGGTCAAGTTCCTCACCCAGCATCACCCAATGATGGGCAACTTGCTGATGCACGAGAGAACATGGGAGTTGCAGCATTTCTGATCCGAGCCATCGCCCTTTGGGGACGGATCATTACCTACCTTAGCCAAGGCGGAAAAGATCTGGACCCAAACCCCATGTGGGAGGACGAATTTCAATATGTAAAGCATCTCAACGATGTCGTGAATCTCGAAGCCAGTTTACCTTCGTCACTCAAGTACTCTGCTGAGAATCTCGACGTCCACAAGACAGAAAACACGGCAAGTCAATTTCTTTTCATGCATATCTGCCTGCAGCATAACATCCTTTTTGTGAGTCGAGCAGCGATGTCAGCGCGAAAGCAGCAAGGTGTTCATGATGACTTTTTCTCCGAAGCGAGTAAGAGGACTTTCAGCGCTGCGAACCAGATATCTGAGCTCCTTCGTGAAGCTGAACAATCACGATGCTTTGTTTCGGCACCCTTTGCAGGATACTGCGCCTTTTCCTCCACAACAGTCCACATACTGGGTGTCATATCTGGAAATCCCAACATGAAGCCAACAGCCGAAGCCAATTTGACCACCAACGTCAAGTATCttcacaagatgaagaagtacTGGGGCATGTTTCACTGGATGGTGGAGAATGTGCGCACTCAGTATCGAAATGCCCTGGACGCCATGAGAGCCGGTGCAAATCTGCAAGACCGCGCTGCACAATCGTCTTTCCTTCAATATGGAGACTGGTTCAACCGGTACCCGCATGGTCTCTCTGATGCTGAATTCATGGATCCTGCCACCCATAAACGGAAGGATTCGGGAGCAGATGGCGTTCTTGAAGCAAAGCCCGAGCTGCAATCAGTGGAAGAATACTTCTCCACACTTCCAACACCCCAGAGTGTCGAACATAAGGATACCATTCGCGCTGTGGGACCTAAGAGGAAGCAGAGCGCCAAGAAACAAGCTGGTTTGCCGACACAGTCCGGTCAGCATCTGGAGTCCATGCAAGGGACAGACGCAGACTCGGTCTCTGGGGCTCAGGAACGTAGGTTCTCGGGTGGGCTGGGGCTGCCATCAAACAGTTACAACCCTCTCGCAGTATCGAACGCGCAAAATCCAGCTTACAGCACAGCTATGTCACCTATGAGTCCGGCCAACATGACGGCGTTCTCCCATCATGCTCACACCCCCACATTCTTCCCTCCTGAGTTGCTAGCCATGAACTTTGGACAGGGCGCCAATGGAAATATTGACCCGCTTGATCGTCAGCTTGTCTTTGGCGGATATTCTTTGGACGCCAGCACGGGGTTGGGTGGTGGTCAGGATATAATGAGCGGCCTTGACTGGGACGCTGTTGCTTCAGGAGCTCACCCCGATGGAGGCTTACAAGGCCGGCGGTCTACTGCTAAGGCGGGCATGAATGGGCAAGCAGCTGGTATGGCTGATGGAGCAGGGCTTAGCGGACCGGAAGCATCATCCGCATGGTTCATGCCATTCAACATGGAGCCTCCAGAGATGGGCCAAGATCCCGGCTTCAACATGGGTGGAATTGACCCGTTTACGGGAGTGTTTGGGGGAGGGGGTAGTGGTTTGGCAACGCCGAATGCATTGGGTGGGCTACAGCAACAGGGTCCTTAGGAGGGACTGTCAGAGTGGTTAGCCTGGGTAACACCATATTCCCTGAGGTCTTCGCGGCCATCCAAGTTCACTGGGCCCCGATATTGACATAGGCAGTGTGGCCAGAAGACATTGTCAGCCAGGACTTGAACCTGAAGAACGCCAGGAGCCTTGGGTGATGTCttatatttttcttcttcttttttttgttGGCTGTAACTTTCCACATGGGAATTTGTGCCAGAGATAAGGCTGGATTTGGTTGGGTATTGGCGAAGAGGCATATTGAAGTTTGTACGGCGAACATTGTCGGACGTGTCCATCTTAACCGTGGGGGGAAGGAAAATTGTGTTTTAAGTACTTGAGATACCATCATACCCGTCATGCTCATTTAGAGATGAGTTGACATTCGTTTGCCAAGAGATGAGATAATTCGCCAAGAAATCAAAATTTCTAAAACTCTTATTGAAATGTGCACCTTGCTTTTGTGATGGGATGGGCCCAACTCTTCTACTTGAAAAAACAGCCTGAGGTAACTAGAAATACAATATGGAACGCCTGGTTTTCATTATGCTATCGCAGTGGTATCTTGATTGATCCCCCCAACACCCTTCTATTCCTCAGCTGTGGTGGTAGAAGcattcttcttgctcttggatctctttcgcttcttcttcctctcaccAACATCGCCTACCACGTTatcctcctcgccatcttctttcttgtgcttcctcttcttatCACTCGCGGGCTCGATCACGGCGCCACCAGCGTCTTCATCAGCAGAGATCAAGCGCTCGAAGCCATATGTAGGACCGTCGCGCTCATACTCCTTTCCAAAGATCTCACGACGCCACTGGCGTAGACGAGCCTTCTTACCGAGACGCTTCTTGTCTTTGCGCTTCTTTTCCTGGTCGCGGAAGGTGGCAAGTTTCTTGAGCCCAGCATAGTCGTTGAGGGCAGCGTCGGAGGGAGCGAGGAGAATATCGCGCGCGGTCATTCCAAAAGATTGGGGGGAGGTCTCGCGGTAGCGGAAAGGAGCATGAGATGATTGCTTGAAGATGGCATGGTCGGTAAGCTCAAGTTTGGAGTCTACAAgagcctcaagcttggcgCGCTCTTGACGAGCTTGCTTCTGTGACTCCTTACGGGCCTTCTTGTGATCTGTCTTGCGCTTCTTTGAGGCCCGgccatcctcgccctcgtcctcgtcctcgtcaccctcaccctcaccctcaccctcaccctcaccctcaccctcaccctcaccctcaccctcaccctcaccctcaccctcaccctcaccctcaccctcctGGGCGTCGTCTTCGACATCACTCAGGCTAATGTTTGGCTTCTTTTCATCGTCCTCGAAATCTGGAATGATATCCTTGatgtcgatatcatcatcccattttggcttcttgggaTGCTTGGACTTGTTCTTTCCGCCTTCTTGTTCCTCGTCCTCTGATGCTACAGCATCGTCTTGTTGAGCATAGTAATCGTCACcaaatctcttcttcatctcctcttcCCACTTGTCATCCTCCCATGCGTCGTCGAGGAACTTGATCCAGTCCTCATCGGTGAGATCCTTGCCCGCATTGCCAGCTGTGCGCTTGATCTTGCGCAGCCTTTCCTGggcctcatcaagcttgagcttctttagacgagccttctcctcacgcctctccttcttctcggcctccttACGCTCACGTTCAAGTTCACGTTGACGCTTGCGGCCAGTCTTCTCCTCACGTCTGACTGACTTGGCTGCGGCAACATCACGAGCATATGATCGAAGGAATTCGTTGCTCCGCTCCGGGTCCTCGAATCGCAAGTTATAAGCCTGTTCAAACTGATCGGCGcggtcatcgtcatcctctccttcatccgaCTCAAACGCTTTCCAGTTCGAACCATCTGGAGGGACCCAGGCACGCGCGCTCATGAAATTTGACAAGAAAGTCTCAGGGTTCTTGTCGGCGTTGGCAACATCTACCTCGGtgatggccatggctgcttTGCGCGAGGGGTGCACACCATTTGAGTCCGCCCTGTCCGCCTCCTTTCGCTTCATGAAACCgccgtcctcgtcgtcaGAGTTGTCATTGGCGGCAGCATGCATCTCAGCCACGATTGAATTCTTGAGAACATCTTGTTCCTGGTTGTAGGTCATGGGCACATCCTCGCCGGCATCCTCGGCACCAGTGTCACCCCGCATGTACTTTTCTCGGTGGTAATCCTTCAAGTAGATCggcttttccttcttttccttctcggttGCTGTGGCGGTGGGGTCATCGGGCTTGTAGAAGGTCACTTCCTTATCGTAGACCTTGGGATCCTTGTTTCGAATGGCTTGGAGAGTGGCAGAGATCTGGGCGTCGAGATCTTCAGTCGCAAGaaagccatcttcatcctcctcctcgtcagaCGAGGACGACTCGCCGTCGTCGTCATTGTCTGGCTGCTTCCCTGTATTCTTGAACTTCTCTTCTAGTCTATGTCTCTCTTCCCGTTTCTTGTTGTGCTCGAAACGACGGGCAAAGTCCTCGTTCACCTTGAAGCCGGTCGTGGCAATAGCGGCGCCTCCATCTTCTGGTTCGGAGTCGCTATCATCAAGGAGGGTGCGCTTATTGTTTTTGGGATCCTCAGTGGACTTCCCCATAGTGTAGATAGTTCTTGGGAGCAAGCAAGGGATTAACTAAAGAAGCAATTGATCATGCGTTGAGATAAATGAGTGTAAGAAAAAGACTGCAACAAGCGACGCTATCTTTATCAATAAGATCCAATTAGAACTTCCATGCGCTTGTatcaactttttttttttctgccGACTTGGAAAGTTGGCGGGGAGTCGGAATATGGTGAAATATTAAACCGATGGAGCATTGACATCGGCCAATGAAAGGCTGTTCTTTTCTGAGCTGCCTTGAGCGCTAGAGACGGCTGCATGTGGCTTCGTCATCAGGGAACCGAACTGACCAACCCCGGCCACTGAAAGCCTCTAGAAGAGCGCCTGGAATTGGGCCCTTGGCCACTACGGCTGCTACCTCCTTAGGTACACTCCATGCGGGTGCTTCTACAGGCCAG is part of the Fusarium fujikuroi IMI 58289 draft genome, chromosome FFUJ_chr07 genome and encodes:
- a CDS encoding related to nitrate assimilation regulatory protein nirA, with protein sequence MSGRAVSNSQHAQQSFGSGPQLYRDVAELHAVPSPSHGALMDHSHFDDFAFAYQGLPDQPSLVSLADHAHAHTSQSPTAFPQHQAMSGLAHNGLPFGTLSGGNRSQSMDGSDAPPDRTSPASNALEDSTTDEFGLASRSRADATDLGGKPKEDKADATPAWSELKTKAGKKRKRLPLACIACRRKKIRCSGEEPACKHCLRSRIPCVYKVTTRKAAPRTDYMAMLDKRLKRMEERIIKVIPKSDQEVASSVTRAVVKPAIPGTVPSNKPTKKRGAEEAFGPDLEAWAKAPSKPKIDGDDRPSSLQVQEAEENKLQHEGTEALPSKEIQEHLAEVFFDNIYGQSYHLLHKPSYMRKLKNGTLPPVLVLTVCAVAARFTSSPLVNSSGPEFLRGEEWASHARDICTRRYEWPNLTILTCLLILGLHEFGTCQGGRSWALGGQAIRMAFALQLHKDLEYDPSGRTGPKKQLSFIDREIRRRIMWACFLMDRFNSSGTDRPMFIREDTIQIPLPVKEKYFQFDMPAPTEMLDGQVPHPASPNDGQLADARENMGVAAFLIRAIALWGRIITYLSQGGKDLDPNPMWEDEFQYVKHLNDVVNLEASLPSSLKYSAENLDVHKTENTASQFLFMHICLQHNILFVSRAAMSARKQQGVHDDFFSEASKRTFSAANQISELLREAEQSRCFVSAPFAGYCAFSSTTVHILGVISGNPNMKPTAEANLTTNVKYLHKMKKYWGMFHWMVENVRTQYRNALDAMRAGANLQDRAAQSSFLQYGDWFNRYPHGLSDAEFMDPATHKRKDSGADGVLEAKPELQSVEEYFSTLPTPQSVEHKDTIRAVGPKRKQSAKKQAGLPTQSGQHLESMQGTDADSVSGAQERRFSGGLGLPSNSYNPLAVSNAQNPAYSTAMSPMSPANMTAFSHHAHTPTFFPPELLAMNFGQGANGNIDPLDRQLVFGGYSLDASTGLGGGQDIMSGLDWDAVASGAHPDGGLQGRRSTAKAGMNGQAAGMADGAGLSGPEASSAWFMPFNMEPPEMGQDPGFNMGGIDPFTGVFGGGGSGLATPNALGGLQQQGP
- a CDS encoding related to protein KRI1, which codes for MGKSTEDPKNNKRTLLDDSDSEPEDGGAAIATTGFKVNEDFARRFEHNKKREERHRLEEKFKNTGKQPDNDDDGESSSSDEEEDEDGFLATEDLDAQISATLQAIRNKDPKVYDKEVTFYKPDDPTATATEKEKKEKPIYLKDYHREKYMRGDTGAEDAGEDVPMTYNQEQDVLKNSIVAEMHAAANDNSDDEDGGFMKRKEADRADSNGVHPSRKAAMAITEVDVANADKNPETFLSNFMSARAWVPPDGSNWKAFESDEGEDDDDRADQFEQAYNLRFEDPERSNEFLRSYARDVAAAKSVRREEKTGRKRQRELERERKEAEKKERREEKARLKKLKLDEAQERLRKIKRTAGNAGKDLTDEDWIKFLDDAWEDDKWEEEMKKRFGDDYYAQQDDAVASEDEEQEGGKNKSKHPKKPKWDDDIDIKDIIPDFEDDEKKPNISLSDVEDDAQEGEGEGEGEGEGEGEGEGEGEGEGEGEGEGEGDEDEDEGEDGRASKKRKTDHKKARKESQKQARQERAKLEALVDSKLELTDHAIFKQSSHAPFRYRETSPQSFGMTARDILLAPSDAALNDYAGLKKLATFRDQEKKRKDKKRLGKKARLRQWRREIFGKEYERDGPTYGFERLISADEDAGGAVIEPASDKKRKHKKEDGEEDNVVGDVGERKKKRKRSKSKKNASTTTAEE